A genomic segment from Stenotrophomonas maltophilia encodes:
- the gspH gene encoding type II secretion system minor pseudopilin GspH codes for MQHVPRGFTLLELMVVLVIIGICTAGIGLGLGSLLDPARQLRQEAERLAQRLQVARDEARIDGRPLRWQADAAGYRFSRREGTRWVDVQRDDLLRPQPWQPAGIAVQPTTPIELSPEWIGVAWELSLSLQGRQLRLRDDGSGQLQVVQ; via the coding sequence ATGCAGCACGTGCCGCGTGGTTTCACCCTGCTGGAACTGATGGTGGTGCTGGTGATCATCGGCATCTGCACGGCGGGCATCGGCCTGGGCCTGGGCAGCCTGCTCGATCCCGCGCGCCAGCTGCGGCAGGAAGCTGAACGGCTGGCGCAGCGCCTGCAGGTGGCGCGCGACGAGGCGCGCATCGATGGCCGCCCCCTGCGCTGGCAGGCCGACGCCGCCGGCTACCGCTTCAGCCGCCGCGAGGGCACCCGCTGGGTGGACGTGCAGCGCGATGACCTGCTGCGTCCGCAGCCATGGCAACCGGCGGGCATCGCGGTGCAACCGACCACGCCGATTGAACTGAGCCCGGAGTGGATTGGCGTGGCGTGGGAGCTGAGTTTGTCGTTGCAGGGCCGTCAGCTGCGTCTTCGTGATGATGGCAGCGGACAGTTGCAGGTCGTGCAGTGA
- the gspI gene encoding type II secretion system minor pseudopilin GspI, whose protein sequence is MRGFTLIEVLIALAIVSIALAAVMRSVAVATDDQSRLRDRRLALMCAQDRWQELRLAGQPPQDARQRCVQGRSSFLVLQHIGTGSDGRPQLELSVVAEDAPRQSLARMQLPWTAAQ, encoded by the coding sequence ATGCGCGGGTTCACCCTGATCGAAGTGCTGATCGCATTGGCGATCGTTTCGATTGCGCTGGCGGCGGTGATGCGTTCGGTGGCGGTGGCGACCGATGATCAGTCGCGCCTGCGCGACCGTCGGCTGGCACTGATGTGTGCGCAGGACCGCTGGCAGGAGCTGCGCCTGGCCGGGCAGCCGCCGCAGGATGCACGGCAGCGCTGCGTGCAGGGGCGCAGCAGTTTCCTGGTGCTGCAGCATATCGGCACAGGGAGTGACGGACGGCCGCAACTGGAGCTCAGCGTGGTTGCCGAAGATGCACCGCGGCAATCGCTGGCGCGGATGCAGCTGCCGTGGACGGCGGCGCAATGA
- a CDS encoding PulJ/GspJ family protein, with amino-acid sequence MKRTAAGFTLIEVMIAITIMGVLALICWRALDSVASSDQRLRRADAETTTALRVLQQFQRDIEMRADDALMNGAVRPADQPQRLLPPSLVSERHPDGSFALEITRSLGSDGLRWQRVRWWRRGSTLWRASGAATDRYPLPAPDPSKGIAVAQDVQRFDVRAWQPGAGWALLPSEGEVLPATGLELRLGLRDGRGPLSYRRVLEL; translated from the coding sequence ATGAAGCGTACCGCAGCAGGTTTCACCCTGATCGAGGTGATGATCGCGATCACCATCATGGGCGTGCTGGCGCTGATCTGCTGGCGTGCGCTGGACAGCGTGGCCAGCAGCGACCAGCGCCTGCGCCGGGCCGATGCCGAGACCACGACGGCGCTGCGCGTGCTGCAACAGTTCCAGCGTGATATCGAAATGCGCGCGGACGATGCGCTGATGAATGGCGCAGTACGCCCGGCGGATCAGCCTCAGCGCCTGCTACCCCCTTCACTGGTGAGCGAGCGCCACCCGGATGGAAGCTTCGCGCTGGAGATCACCCGCAGCTTGGGCAGCGACGGGTTGCGCTGGCAACGTGTTCGCTGGTGGCGACGGGGAAGCACGCTGTGGCGGGCCAGTGGCGCTGCGACGGATCGCTACCCTTTGCCCGCACCGGATCCGTCGAAGGGGATCGCGGTGGCGCAGGATGTGCAGCGATTCGATGTACGCGCCTGGCAGCCGGGCGCGGGGTGGGCGCTGTTGCCGAGCGAAGGCGAGGTCCTGCCGGCCACTGGGCTGGAACTGCGGCTGGGCCTGCGCGATGGGCGTGGGCCGTTGAGTTACCGGCGGGTGCTGGAGCTTTAG